From one Neovison vison isolate M4711 chromosome 1, ASM_NN_V1, whole genome shotgun sequence genomic stretch:
- the LOC122891839 gene encoding cytochrome b-c1 complex subunit 8, with product MGRTFGNLTRMRHVITYSLSPFEQRAFPHYFSKGIPNVLRRTRACALRVVPPFVGFYLVYTWGTQEFEKSKRKNPAAYENDK from the exons ATGGGCCGCACGTTTGGGAATCTGACCCGCATGCGGCATGTGATCACCTATAGCTTGTCGCCCTTCGAGCAGCGCGCCTTCCCGCACTACTTCAGCAAGGGCATCCCCAACGTGCTCCGCCGCACGCGGGCGTGCGCTCTTCGCGTCGTGCCCC cgtTTGTAGGGTTTTATCTTGTCTACACTTGGGGGACCCAGGAGTTTGAGAAATCCAAGAGGAAGAATCCAGCCGCCTATGAAAACGACAAGTGA
- the LEAP2 gene encoding liver-expressed antimicrobial peptide 2: protein MRHLKLFAVLMICLLLLNQADGSPVLELSSTKRRSRRMTPFWRGVSLRPIGSSCRDDSECITRLCRKRRCSLSVAQE, encoded by the exons ATGCGGCACCTCAAGCTCTTTGCAGTGCTCATGATCTGCTTGCTGCTGTTGAACCAG GCAGATGGCTCCCCAGTACTGGAACTGAGTTCAACAAAGAGAAGGTCACGGAGAATGACCCCGTTTTGGAGAGGGGTCTCCCTCAGGCCCATTGGATCCTCTTGCCGGGACGATTCCGAGTGTATCACAAGGCTATGCAG aaaaagACGCTGTTCCCTAAGTGTGGCCCAGGAATGA